In Betaproteobacteria bacterium, one DNA window encodes the following:
- a CDS encoding biopolymer transporter ExbD: MAFGSFEAGAGRSTTMAEINMIPLIDVMLVLLVIFIITAPLLTHAVKLDLPKATNTPNLSHPDNIQLAIDGDSKIFWNGEVVDRAGLRERLATAARMDPQPEVHLRADRKTPYEAVAQSLSDSANAGLTRIGFVTDPADAP, from the coding sequence ATGGCATTCGGCAGCTTCGAAGCCGGCGCCGGCCGGTCCACGACGATGGCGGAGATCAACATGATCCCGCTCATCGACGTCATGCTGGTATTGCTCGTCATCTTCATCATCACCGCGCCGCTGCTCACGCACGCGGTGAAACTCGACCTGCCGAAGGCGACGAACACACCGAACCTCAGCCACCCCGACAACATCCAGCTCGCCATCGACGGCGACAGCAAGATCTTCTGGAACGGCGAAGTGGTGGATCGTGCGGGGCTGCGCGAACGGCTTGCAACCGCCGCCCGGATGGATCCGCAGCCGGAAGTGCACCTGCGCGCCGACCGCAAGACCCCCTACGAGGCGGTGGCGCAGAGCTTGTCCGACTCGGCCAACGCCGGACTCACGCGGATCGGTTTCGTGACCGATCCGGCGGACGCACCCTGA
- a CDS encoding MotA/TolQ/ExbB proton channel family protein, protein HAIAASKHHIRHGTHNLAAEGGSSEFITRAMRRVIDEETARLESGLAVLASVGSTAPFVGLFGTVWGVYHALVTIGMSGQGTLDKVAGPVGEALIMTALGLAVAIPAVLAYNAFVRRNRLVLARLDAFAHDLFAFLTTGCHVAEVRPAIAGAGLQRAAGGAA, encoded by the coding sequence TCACGCCATCGCCGCGTCGAAGCATCACATCCGTCACGGCACCCACAATCTCGCGGCAGAGGGTGGATCATCCGAGTTCATCACGCGCGCAATGCGCCGCGTGATCGATGAAGAAACGGCGCGGCTCGAATCGGGGCTCGCGGTGCTGGCTTCGGTCGGCAGCACCGCACCGTTCGTGGGACTCTTCGGCACGGTGTGGGGTGTCTATCACGCGCTCGTGACCATCGGCATGAGCGGTCAAGGCACGCTCGACAAGGTCGCCGGGCCGGTCGGTGAGGCGCTCATCATGACGGCGCTCGGGCTCGCCGTGGCGATTCCGGCGGTGCTCGCCTATAACGCCTTCGTGCGCCGCAACCGGCTCGTGCTGGCAAGGCTCGATGCGTTCGCGCACGACCTCTTTGCATTTCTCACCACCGGCTGCCACGTTGCCGAGGTGCGGCCTGCCATAGCGGGAGCCGGCCTGCAGCGCGCGGCCGGGGGAGCGGCCTGA
- a CDS encoding TonB-dependent receptor — MTTRVFRPRLRPLACALLSLFPAFTVWAQSTPPSEVETALPEVRVTDSGQNASASTGALGDRPVLDTPFAIDVVDQESIENRQAVTIGEVFKLDPSVIPLDDGYIGEASGIMIRGLQLDLLNGYKVDGLAIANWGSDLPLEHFQRVELLKGSGGFMYGFGSPGGIANFVLKRPTDEPLRSVTVGYMNDATLKGQIDLAGRVGEDNMFGYRINAVQEQGDTFVNDGGYIRRTSGIAALDWRITPDLVWQVDGLAQQRRVYAAYYGVVPYQAYGLPDNFLQFMGIDRVLTPVTQLPSPIKGNVRLAQPFTWHDTEFKMLGTSLNWAFADDWNARLAYRWAEQNRTNYDSALILLDNFGNYLDNQFAGPQRYPTQNVDAIVSGKFSTGFLRHDVAFGAAWQELEQIWTQTFSQTTLGFGNIYQAPVSFFNPGQVMPRDLQLQSRTQQTSIFASDTVNFTPEWSALLGMRYIDYRQNTYNFGNATYTANPWTPTVALMYKPLPPMTLYASYVQALEQGGSAPLGTANYGQSLPPITTKQYELGVKVEETWWSTSAAVFQLKKGLEAINSVGVFEQSGDETYTGVEWSGRVRPTREWSINAGLMYLHTENDSDDPLLNGKRAAGAPEFTALLYSEYAVPQVPGLFVNGGANFVSNRPLESSNLNSVPSYYTIDIGSRYVTRVGDTTTTLRFGISNLLNEAYWLPSWGFILVQGAPRTFRVSAQFDF, encoded by the coding sequence ATGACGACCAGAGTCTTTCGCCCGCGGCTGCGTCCCCTCGCATGCGCGCTTCTCTCTCTCTTCCCCGCGTTCACGGTTTGGGCACAATCGACGCCGCCATCCGAAGTGGAGACGGCACTGCCGGAAGTGCGCGTCACCGACTCCGGACAGAATGCAAGTGCCAGCACCGGTGCGCTTGGCGACCGGCCGGTGCTCGACACGCCGTTCGCCATCGACGTGGTCGACCAGGAGTCGATCGAGAACCGTCAGGCCGTCACCATCGGCGAAGTGTTCAAGCTGGATCCTTCGGTGATCCCCCTCGATGACGGCTACATCGGCGAGGCGTCCGGCATCATGATCCGCGGCCTGCAGCTCGATCTCTTGAACGGCTACAAGGTCGACGGACTGGCGATCGCGAACTGGGGCAGCGATCTGCCACTCGAGCATTTCCAGCGCGTCGAGCTGCTCAAGGGCTCCGGCGGATTCATGTACGGCTTCGGTTCGCCGGGCGGCATCGCGAACTTCGTGCTGAAGCGTCCGACCGACGAGCCGCTGCGCTCGGTGACCGTCGGTTACATGAACGACGCCACGCTGAAGGGCCAGATCGACCTCGCCGGACGCGTCGGCGAGGACAACATGTTCGGTTATCGCATCAACGCCGTGCAGGAGCAGGGCGACACGTTCGTCAACGACGGCGGATACATCCGGCGCACGTCGGGCATAGCCGCCCTCGACTGGCGCATCACGCCGGACCTGGTCTGGCAGGTGGATGGACTCGCCCAGCAGCGGCGCGTGTACGCCGCGTACTACGGCGTCGTCCCCTACCAGGCTTACGGGCTTCCCGACAATTTCCTGCAGTTCATGGGGATCGACCGGGTACTGACGCCGGTGACCCAACTCCCGTCCCCGATCAAGGGCAACGTGCGGCTCGCGCAGCCGTTCACCTGGCATGACACCGAGTTCAAGATGCTGGGCACGTCACTCAACTGGGCGTTCGCGGACGACTGGAATGCGCGCCTGGCGTATCGCTGGGCCGAGCAGAACCGCACCAACTACGACAGCGCACTCATCCTGCTCGACAACTTCGGAAACTATCTCGACAATCAGTTCGCCGGGCCGCAGCGCTACCCGACCCAGAACGTGGATGCGATCGTCAGCGGCAAGTTCTCCACCGGCTTCCTGCGTCATGACGTCGCCTTCGGCGCCGCCTGGCAGGAACTCGAGCAGATCTGGACCCAGACCTTCTCGCAGACGACACTCGGCTTCGGCAACATCTACCAGGCACCGGTTTCGTTCTTCAACCCCGGGCAGGTGATGCCGCGCGATCTCCAGTTGCAGAGCAGGACGCAGCAAACCAGCATCTTCGCCAGCGACACCGTCAACTTCACCCCCGAATGGTCGGCGCTGCTCGGTATGCGTTACATCGACTACCGCCAGAACACCTACAACTTCGGCAACGCCACCTACACGGCGAATCCCTGGACGCCGACGGTGGCTCTCATGTACAAGCCACTGCCGCCGATGACCCTCTACGCGAGCTACGTTCAGGCGCTGGAGCAAGGGGGAAGCGCGCCGCTCGGCACGGCGAACTATGGCCAGTCGCTGCCGCCGATCACGACCAAGCAGTACGAGCTGGGCGTGAAGGTCGAGGAGACCTGGTGGTCGACTTCCGCCGCGGTCTTTCAGCTGAAGAAGGGACTCGAAGCCATCAACAGCGTCGGTGTCTTCGAGCAGTCGGGTGACGAGACCTACACCGGCGTGGAGTGGTCCGGCCGCGTGCGCCCGACGCGCGAATGGTCGATCAACGCCGGCCTCATGTACCTCCACACCGAGAACGACAGCGACGACCCTCTGCTCAACGGCAAGCGCGCCGCCGGCGCGCCCGAGTTCACGGCGCTTCTCTACAGCGAGTACGCGGTGCCGCAGGTGCCAGGACTGTTCGTGAACGGCGGCGCCAACTTCGTCAGCAACCGCCCGCTCGAGTCCAGCAACCTCAACTCCGTTCCGTCGTACTACACCATCGACATCGGCTCGCGCTACGTGACGAGGGTCGGTGACACGACGACGACGCTGCGCTTCGGCATCAGCAACCTGCTGAACGAAGCGTACTGGTTGCCGAGCTGGGGCTTCATCCTGGTCCAGGGTGCGCCGCGCACCTTCCGCGTCAGTGCCCAGTTCGACTTCTGA
- a CDS encoding DUF3016 domain-containing protein, translating into MRNKVLTAALGFALIVAAPALAEATQARSRVEVDFLKPEQFPDVRYAVLDELKTYLVERAQGVVPPDQTLVVEITDVRLAGTYEWWRTPGMPSFRVIQDATPPRITLRFTLFDASGGVLSRGERVLIDQNFVGQSLVHLVGPLRYEKALLDRWLATEFRSQPT; encoded by the coding sequence ATGAGGAACAAAGTGCTCACCGCCGCTCTCGGCTTCGCGCTGATCGTCGCCGCCCCCGCCCTGGCCGAGGCGACTCAGGCCCGCAGTCGCGTCGAAGTGGACTTCCTGAAACCGGAGCAGTTTCCGGACGTGAGGTATGCCGTTCTCGATGAGCTGAAAACGTACCTCGTGGAACGGGCGCAGGGCGTCGTCCCGCCTGATCAGACGCTCGTCGTCGAGATCACGGACGTGCGCCTCGCCGGCACGTACGAGTGGTGGAGAACGCCGGGGATGCCGAGCTTCCGCGTGATCCAGGACGCGACGCCGCCGCGGATCACGCTTCGCTTCACGCTGTTCGATGCGAGCGGCGGCGTACTCTCACGAGGCGAGCGCGTTCTGATCGACCAGAACTTCGTCGGCCAGTCGCTGGTTCACCTGGTCGGTCCGCTGCGCTACGAAAAGGCGCTGCTCGACCGCTGGCTGGCTACCGAGTTCAGGTCGCAACCGACGTAG